agagacctactcttcgAAGACACTCAAATTCCAACGTTTGAATTGGTCATATATGATGTCAATCTGTAATCTGTGCTAGTGACATAAAGCAGTAGCAGATTTTTCAAGGCAGAACCGGATTGATACTGCTCCCTAACAGAAACATTATAAAGAAAACCATCAACACTGCTCTGCCTTGCTGTTGGAGAATCAGGCATGCTATATGTACTGATTATGTACACCGATGTCTTTGGtgaaaatatatatgtttaaatGAATATCACAATTTTTAATAGCCCAAAATAAGATTTATCTTTCTTCCCCCAGTACTGCATGTCATTTCATTTTTTGAAGCGAGAATTACACCATTATTCCCATCACTCTTGACTTTCGAGTAATAATATTGGTCTGCtgaaatataagtttcaaaagAATCTACTCCTTTTTCACAGGTGGGAAGGCAATATTATTTGATGGATTTATAACAAACAaggaataataaaaataatgtcTTTCTATCATAAGTATACCCGGTGACCGCACCATCAACAAAGACAAAACAACCGAAACGCCAAACCTACACCACAATAAAATGCGAGTACAACAGACTAAAGAAACATATACAAATCCTGAAAAGCGTCATTTTCTTGTTAAAGACagcatgaataaaaaaaaacaattcatTTCCAAGATTTAAAAACTGCAATCCACGTGATCTATAAACCTGAAAAATGATATACCCTGAGACTCCAATCTCCTGTCAAACAAGAACAACAATTGAGTATACAAAAAGAGCACCGAGTAAGCTGAGGACAACATGTCAATATCTCCTTTCATTTCTCAAGTAGTCCATCCTAATTCCCCACAACTGCTCCCCTACTGTTTTCATATCCGGACGATCAGCTCGTGTGGGTGCTGCACAATCAATGGCCAAGCCTAACATTTTCGCCAGTATTTCATCATCTACAGTTTCAGTCATCAAAGGGTCTAACAAATCCATAAATTTTCCTTCGTTGTATTTCTTGAAAGCCTACATAACATGCATTCCGTGTAATGAGTTCAGCAAACAAAATCCAAGTTGTTCAGGTGAAAAATCAACTAACAATATTTGCAATCAATAAATTAATGTAGCAGGTAAAAATTATTGAATCGCATAAAAAGTTCGACTTCAAGATCCTGTACCATTATAACAAATTAAAGAAGCGATTCAAAATTATTCCACTTCGGCAAGTTTCACAGGTTCTTAAGCATAGTGAGACTCAGATATTGTAAGAATAAGACCACATTGTTGGAAAGTTTACACTTCAACTTTAAGGCatccaaaaggaaaaaaatcaaaaaaattgTGCTTTGCACAATGAATATGGCAAATAACCTAGTCAGATACAGAAAGAAGCTTACCCATCTAATTGTCACCCTCTCCTCAGGTGGTCTCTTCAAGTCCACAGGTCGACGACCAGTTAAAATTTCTAATAACAATATCCCAAACGAGTAAACATCACTTTTGGCTGTGAGTTGATTTGTTCTCATATACTCAGGGTCAAGGTAACCAACAGTTCCTTTTACTTTGGTGGATACATGTGATTTGTCCGAGTCTTCTCCCAGCCTGGCAAATCCAAAATCTGCAACCTTGGCTCTTACGCTCTCAGTCAACAAAATATTGGAGGACTTCACATCTCTGTGGATTATTTGCTTCTCTACATTAAAGTAAACAATAATTAACCAGATAATATGTTTTCTTCTCTTTTCAAATATATAAAGAGGTGTCGAAACAAACACATGTAGAAATAGTTGTTACCAGAATACAAATGGAGATAGGTCAAGCCGTGAGCGACATCAATTGAAATTTCAAGCCGCTGATTAAAATCCAATATCTTCCCTTTAAGACCTACCAAGTAAATATCAGCACAAAAATTGCATTATATTTCTTTAACAGTTAAAAGGAATATTGGCGACATTGTAGGATCTAAAAAGCTTTACCATCAAGATGTTCTCTAAGTGTACCGTTCGGCACATATTCTGTGATAATCAATCGTTCATTTCCTTTTTCAACATAGCCAAGAAGCTTGACTAGATTTCGATGATCAATTTTAGCCAAAAGCTCAATTTCACTCCTAAATTCACCATGCAGAGCTTCAGCCTGTTGCTTCATTTATTCAtcaagccaaaaaaaaaaaaaatcagacgGAGGATCGTAGCTAAGAAACATTCAATTGACAATTTTCTTTTTGCTTTTTATATATTCAATCATTCATCACTAGACATATATGAGGGGGTCAAAAGTTACTATGAACATCATCCATAGGAAAGCCAGTATCAACTAAAAGCAGATAGCATTTGAAATAACAAAGTCTTGTCCAGCCCCAGGAGAAATAAGTCATGTCCAAATAAACCCAACTAATAATCTATACATGCAGGGAATGGCGATGGTATTCTGGACCAATACATTCACTAAGGAAAAAATctgtaaatttcaaaaatagacTCCTCTTCACCACACACATCGAGAGCATGCCTCTCAGCAATGACTGTCATTATTATTTACTGTAGCAGAAAAAGATTAAGCGGATGGGTCAAACATTAGGTTGATAATGAAATAAGTAAATTGTACCTTTCTTGCTCGTTTAATGGCAACAACCTGGCCGTTTGGTAGGTCAGCCCTGTAGACCGTTCCAAACCCTCCTTCACCTATCCTCAACGATGGTGAGAAATTATTTGTTAACCTCGCAACTTGGCTCATATTTAGATGGACAGATCCAAGCCTACTAAGTTTTGGTGACATGGAAAATCTTGAAGGACTGGGAGGCACTCTCAATGGACTAGGTGGCACTCTCAGTGGACTGCCTGGCACTCTCAGTGGACTGCCTGGAAACTTTTCAGACACGGGATTCATTTCTAAAGATGAAACTGAATCAACTGCAGGGATAGAGAAACCCATGTAACTACCACTTCTAGTAAAGCAAGATAAAGgtatgaaaaaattattatttcacAAAAAGTGCAGAGCATCTGATTACGTGCACGAACACACAGCCAAAGGAAATTTTATTCAAGGACCCGTTGTATATGTGAAATGCTGCATGGACAGTTCGTTGATTGTGCTGAGGCAACTCCAAAAATTTTCAAACAAGTAAAAAAGACTCCCAGGACTAAAAATGATTGTCCAATCCAAAGTTAACCAATTTGGCTATTTTTTAACCGGATTATTACGATGGCAAGAAGATGCAAATTATGATAAAGCAATGTAAACATTGGATAACGAAAAAACTGATTCGACTCACTTGAATTAGGCTCCTTTGAGAGAACGGTGTGCTCGGTTTCCCTTTTCCTTGCTTGGAAGCATGGGCAAAGTAAAACACAACTTAAGACACAGAAAACTGGCACCGCCATGGCTAGCATTTTGGGATTCAATAGAGAAGTTTCAGTGTGATTATCTTTACCATGCTGAGATGTTTTATTGTTATCATGCCCACCACTTTCTTCCCTAACCacagtttttaaaaattttcttcccACTTGCAAGTGCAACTTTTCTGCGATGCAATAGACATATGCCCGACTTTACAACGGTGATActtgataattatataaatctaACAAATGAGATTTTGAATGGTAAATAAAACTGACTaatgaacaaaaaaataattaaaaattgaaaGATGGTGCATACCAACTGCAAAATCCAACCCACAATACTCTTTTCCTATATTTCTTGAAAAGAAGCAATGTCTCCCATGATCACTTTCCAGAGCATCACAGAATATATATCTGTCCACCAATTTTCCATCTACAAAAAACAATTCATGGCCAAAATCACCCACATGCCTAACATGGAATGTTCCACAAGCCTTCCGCTGCTTCGAAAACTCCGAAGCAGATGTAACGGGGGATTTTACCAGCACAAGTAGACTTAAAAAAGTTAATGCAATTTTCAGCAAAGAGAGGCGCAGAGATTCCATCTTTCAAACACAACGATAGCAGAGGCATCCTCGGCTATGAATCTCCAAAAATAAGCAAGACATTATAGAATGCACAGCTGGGCAATTCAAATATAAGCAATGATCGGATTGCGTATGCTAGACCCCGATTTTCCAGAATCAAGCTAGATTCAAGAACAAACTCAAAATGTAACTGTCAATCCGTCTTCAAAATCTCCACAAACCAATCAAAGACTGATGAAGCAAAAGATCAATTCGGCAACTCAAATTTCCAAATCACTTCCAATTTTCTTACATTATACTTGAAGCACAAGACGGGGAATTAAAATCTACTCCCTTGACTTCAAGTTTCCCTTCAAACAAACAAACCAAAAAGGATGCCAGTGGTCAAGCAGTTGCCACAAAAGGAAACATTTTAAACCCGGAAACCGAAAACCATTAATTCATAATAGACTTCTGAAAACCCATGAAAATAGCCAGACCGAAGCCGATATTATCTCGATCAGACTTTTAATTGACTATCCTGGAACTATGAAGATCCTGCCACACGCCTTGACAGACCAAGACCGTAATAAAGGCCAACCCCCAATTCATAAAACGCCCTTTAATAAACTTCAGATAACGTGAGACTggccaaaaaaatttaatccaaaaaaaaaaaaaaacccaccaCAAACCCACCATAGGCTAATAGAAATATACCAGAACCAAACGAAGACAGCTTCAGAGTCGCTCGTATTTCAATTCCAACATGTACCCAAGAAAAAAATACCAACATATATCTACTAGGGAAATTAAGACAGGTCATCAATTAACGCAAGTCAAAAATCAAACCTGAGTAAAGGTGGCTGCTGATAGCTGGACCGGAGAAAGGATACACATACACAACACAAGTGTGCGTTTCTTGGCTGTGGAATGTGTAGTGTATAATTTGAATGCTTGCAGTGGTAATGTCGAAGAAGAATCAAAGGAAAGTTCGAAGAGACCGGCTTCCGATTGACCAATCTTACAAAAATGGTGGGCTCCGTTGTGTGAACACATTTGGTttcgcttttttttttttttttggttttatttATTACCTTGTTGGGCTCTAATGCTGGGGTCCATCGTCCCTACCAACCaccttccatatttttatttttcaattttctaaAACACTTATTTCACATAACCACCAAGTTCATACCATATtagtttttaatatttaaaatatttattttcataggAACTTAtatttgacaaaaatttgtaCGAGACGATTACAcaagtcgtattttatgagacgaatatcttatttgggtcatcaatgaaaaagtattattttttatgctaatagttttactttttattgtgaatattggtatagttgacccgtctcacagataaaaatttgtgagaccgtctcacaagagacctactccttaTATTtacatacaatttttttttaaaaaaaaattgcattttattTGTGAATCGTCAAACGGCTCATCCCGCCATACAATTTAAGTTTAACTCATTTAAAGACATTCTTAGATGGTAAACGGCGCCGATCGCGGGGTGGTTGGCCCACAAGCTTGAAAAAAATTACcttttttaatgaaaattgtgaattttttatattaattactTTGTATAAAATGTATATgtgttgaaaaaaataattagaaattttattgatatttttttataaatatttatttatttatgaaataattttttcattaattatcatgatttttatttatttatttatttagccAATCCGTCTAACCCGCAACCCACCATGAGTTGGGTTGGGAGCCTGCCATTTGACGAGTTTTTGATTGATCGGGCCCGTTTCGTCATGGGTTGACCTGTTTGacagatatatatattttacatataaaaattaatataagtaaatattttttttgaattgattatcatgggaaaaaaactaaaaattttaatatgttttgatgtaaaaataaaattacattttacGTTTCATTACTAgctaataaatataatataaatcataaagtctactaaaaaaatttacaccgcaatgtatttaattattattcaatATGGTAAAATTTTGCTCATGAAGATTTTTTCAATTATGGTAACAAAAGATGGTTTTTTTATTGGTACATTTTTGCTCATAAATACATGGAATAATATTTACGTATGGAATATAATATTGTGGAAAGATTCAGAAAAATTTCTGGGAATCTGATTTCCAAatgatttgcaattcttgatcgTTTATATTTCCAAAGAGACGAATTTTAAGGTTTCTGGCCGTTGCAGTGTCCAAATGAATACGCTGAAGCCTTCGCAACCCCTCTGCAACACCGGAACTCGTTTCCCCTCCCAGCGGCTTACAAATGACGCTATCTCCGCCAAATTCCGCCGTCATGAACCTCGCCGTTCTGCAATGGTTCGGATATTTTCTCAAATCTCACATCGATCGGTTCCTACGGTTACTATTCCCTACACGGAACTAAAGGTCTATGTTTTTTCAAAATTCACGTTTCTGTTTGTTTTCTGGATGATTATCGGTGTCCTGATGcttgtttttcatttttggtttTTGTGTGTGTTCATAATTGTAGGATCAGAGTGCTGATTTATCAGGAAAAATAGAGCAGGGATTTGGGCCTAATGGCCTGGGTATTCTATCCATATCAGAGGTATGGAATGATTGCATGCATCCTTGCCAACTGGTTTAATTTACGATGACTAACTCTCTTATCTTTGTGGTGGTTTTGAGAGATTACCACTGTTTCACACGTTCTTATACACTGTCTTGAGATCAGACTTGTTTTTAAGGCAATTTTCTTAGTACGTCTATGATTGCATTGTGTTCCATTTCTTGGTAGGTTCCAGGGTATACTTCACTGCGCCAAAATCTTTTACGACTTGCACCTAGGTATGAACTTACTGAGTTACTTGTACTCTGTCCGTTGAATATAGAATTGGCAAAGACGATAGAAActtaaattttgaaacttttcgTTCACTTAGAGCATGAAGAAAAATTTGCTTCTTAATTtacttgaatattttattttcctaaaCAGACTAGCAAACCTTCCAGATGAGGTAAAAAACAAATTAGAAGACCCTCGTAGCAGGTATTGCCAATCATTTCTTGATTAATCTTCCTATCACACCTTTTACTGGTTTTTTATCAGCTATTTTCTACTTCGCTTAATTTCGGTCCCCGCTGCTTTATAAGTTGGATTTCCTATATGGTGTGATTCATTTGTGACTTCAAAATATTGATTAACCTAAAGTTTGTTGAGTACATGCATGTAGGTACAACATCGGATGGAGTCATGGCAAGGAGCAGCTTGAGTCTGGAAAACCCGGTAATAAATTGATCCTTTGTCCTTAAATTAAAGGAACTAAGCTTTCTTCCGTAAGCATACCTTATGGATGCATGTGGCATTCGTGGCATCTATGTGAGATAATAGCTGGATGTAGAATTTCAGTAAAATTAGAATTACattatgatgataaatcaatatGATTAATTTCTATTTATGTTCTTTTTACTTTATCATTCTTTAACCTGAGGAACTTGGTTTGCTGCAGATATGATGAAAGGCTCCTTCTATGCTAATCCGATACTTGATGTACCTACAACTGAACTATCACATGTTGAACGGTATTGCTAGAAGTTACCACCCTTTTCATGAGTAATAACTAATAATAAGCATCATTTCTTATGATATTGGGTAATTGATAGCTTAAAATATCGATCTGCATTGTTTTATGCCCCCTCTCTTTCTCAGGTTTTTTGTGAACTTgctatttgttttttttcttatttttatacTTGTTCCTGAACCACAGAAGTATAAAATATTAGTGTACCCCTTTTATTTGAAGGGCTATAATGCTTAATTATTTGAAGGGCTATAATGCTTAACTGATTAAAGGATGGTCGAGACTGTACTACCAAAAATAATCTTTTCAAATTTGTCCAGTACACATTCTAtgaaaagcctaatttattataaGGAATATGTTTGTTGATTATTCTTTTCTGCTGAATAGTTCTCTGAAACTTATTTTTCTGGGAGTACTGAGTAGTAGTATGTGTTAAGTAGAGCTCCACTcttcatttcttgaatttgtgtGCACTATAATATCGAATCAGTGTCCATATCCATTTAATGGGGGTCTTCTATTTGTAGGTATCCCTCGTACTGTGGGCCAAATATATGGCCTCGTGATGCTGTGCCAGAACTTGAAACGGGTATGAGTGCTAGCTGGTTTTTTATAAGTTTCAGCAGTGTTCATCGATTTTCTATTACAGTTAACTTTTAACCCCACTTAAATTTATTGGATTTCTCCTTAACCCTTGAGTTATTACCGGTTTTCAGAATATTGTTGGTGGTGGTTACCTTTGGCAATTTATCTGAACACGAAGTAGTTACAAAATATGTCAGGCAATATGATAATAGTTTATGAGTCAAATTCTGATTATTTGTTTTATGATGGCGCTAAAATTTGAATTTCTAATGGTTAACACACCATATTTAATGTGTTTCCTCGCTGTTAAATAATAAACCGGAAATTTTGTCTGTGTATCAATACTTTATAAAATGTTTTGCTGTCCTAATTTTTTATCACCAGAATATTTTGCTTTCAATTGACTCGTCCTCTCAAAAGTTTCATGGAATTACTTGATTTATGGACTTTTAGTTTTTGTCTTGCTATGAGATATCTCTTAGGTTCTTCCATTTTTAATACAATTCCTTCACTCTTACTGTTGGCTATATCGcttatattttttcatattaatATGTAGAGTTTAAAGCTCTTGGAAAGTTGATTCTGGATGTTGGATTACTGCTTGCATATCATTGTGATCGGTATGGTAAGAAATTTGTGGgactttatttttcttttactaGTCTAAATGAAATTCAACTGTCAACAAAATGTTTATGAGCCATTTTTCTTGCTGTTTGTTGCTTTAATTTTTAATCGTTGATGTGTTTCTTTTTCAAATTACTGATTTTTTCGAAAGTCATCATACCGTGATTAACAACAGATCCACAACTTTAAAAATTGAACGCTGTTCTGTAAGTCTTGTTGTAATATCAGAACATGTCTTGCTGGGAATTTATAACGGAATAAATATTTGACAtgcattaaaaaattataagctCTGAATTTTTAAGCATGTCTGCTTTGTGGGTGACTTGGTTGGGCATTTGCTGCTCAGAACTCAGAAGGCATTAAATTGCACCTTGTGTTTGCTGTTTCAGTTTTGAAATATTTCATCTAATGCGTTGGTTCTTGAATTCTACTTGTGCAGCATCAAATGGTTTCACAGTGCATGAGGATGAAGGTCTTCTACAAATACTTCTTCGATCTCGATGTCATAAAGGTCGTCTCCTTTATTATTTTCCTTCTCTTCAGAGGTACTTTGTTCTCCTTTAAACTTTTATAGCACCATTTAGAGAGGTATGTTTtgttatcaaaattttatggCTACTTCTGAGTAAGTAAAAATGGGCATTGTTTTTACATTATTCAAGTCTCTTGCAGTATGCATTCATTCATCAAAGTAAGCCGCATGAGCATTAAAATACTTGCTCGTTATATTTAGATGCCCCCACCTAAAGCATTCCTAGACAATGGTGGGGATTGAGttgtttcttcaaataatttcacAAATCATTGGTATATGTTGCAAATAGATCAGGTCTATAAGCACAGGTTATAAGGGGggttattatttttcatgggTTGTGTCTTGAAAAATCGGTACAGATGCGTGAACATTATGCATAAGGTGCAAATACATGACAGTTTAATATGCCCGAGGAGCTTATGGAAGACCGCAGGCAAGATTTTGATGGTTCATATATCATGATGTTGAGGGAGAcaataaatatatcaaatataGTTAAGTCTTCTTTAGACCTTGGAGTCCAAGGATGAGCCCATTTTCCTAGAAACCTTGAGATCGTTGTTTTGCCATTAAGGCATATAAAGATTGCACTATTATTACTAGTGAGCAGTTCGTGATAGGGGCAGTTGTGTGGTGAACCGAACCTCCACGATGAGAGCCAGAGGAAGTGATTTAGATAGTAGTCGGTGGATGCCTTTCCCAGTTTTTTTAGGAATATTTGTCATCTTATGTCACCATGTGCCTATTCCTACAATATACTTTTGACAATAAACAAAGGAAGTAAAATGGAATAAGAAACAATATTATGGCAATAAGGTTTTATATTAACAGTTtgtttgaatttataaaaaagaTTTGGAATTAGATTTGAAATTGAAATTGGAATTGGGATTTGATTATAAATCCATGGAATTGGAGTTCCATTTTGGTGTTTggcaaatatttaaaatgtaatttgatatttgatttgacaATTAAATCTAATATtccttatattaaaaaaatttgaatcacttatttttaaaaattatttaatatttatataaatactcatatatttttattaagaacAAAAAGAGttatttttaacatataaaaaatatttttattggatatttttttaagaatgaaaaatataaagtttatgacattaaatttaaaatatagttaacaaattttgttaagttaggtttttattataaaaaagaatgaattttttttttagaaaaagagataatttatagaaattttttaatataaaaatattttttattctattttctcaaaaaaaaatataacataataGTGTTAattgataatatatattttggataaatgatattttgtaatttaaaaaaaaacgtaaaatttataagtaatataaatttaatagtGGAAAAAGAATCACATGAAATCCTACCAATTTTGTAAAAATTTCACTTAGTTAAATGAAATCTTATGAAATCCCATCAAATAACAATCACATTTTGAAATCTAAAATGTTATTTGTGAATTGTGATTCCATATCTCACCAAATTTCATCCAATTCCATTCTGCCAAACATATTGTAAGACATGAAGATGAAATTTTTCCTAGAATTGACATTGAGCAATCAATCTAGTAAGAATTTTGATGTGACACAACTGTTTTATAGATAAGGATTACCCCTAACACATGTAGCTCTTAACAAGAAATGAAATCACCCTTGCCTGTTGCACAAGCTAGAACTCTAAAAGACgatcaaaaaaaatatgatgaCTCTTCACTTAATTATTTTCTTGCCCTAGCTTGGCTTTATAAACCCATATGGATGCGTTGGACCCATAACACCATCCCTCCTCAGTTCTTGTTAAAAAATTCTTCCCTTCCAACATGGAGGCGATGTCAGTTCCATTTGAACCTGGACTTGTATTACCGCTGAGCAGTGAAAGCTAATATATTACTTGTTTAATCACAATGCATGGGGTACTAGTATACATGCTTCTTTTGTCAATGCACGTGTTTAGAATTGACAAATATATTGATTTCTCTGAAGTTGAATAATACGAGGCTTGTATATTTAGATTTCTTGTTATACTTAATAACCAAAATTACTTTAGGCTAAAGGAAAAAAAACTGAAAAAGTACAACATCGGAAAATgaagtttgaaatttatatGGGACACTTACATTATCTTTACTTTTTCTAAATGGACTACTTCACAGAGGGGAAAACCAATTTGAGCCTCGAAGGATGAGAACCATTGGTTGTTGATCCTATAGAGTATAGAGGACATTGATTCTCCGTTTCAGTCATGGAATctttttatcaagaaatgtatTTGCATGTTCTCTGGAGCGGTTTGCTATTTGAAGTTCCATTACGGATGgttgattttttatgaattattttctttgcaGCAGCTCCATAGAAGATGGCGACTCAATGTCATCATGGTGTGGATGGCATACCGATCATGGTTCTCTCACAGGTGAGCAGATTGTTTAgatttggataaaaaaaatcacaaatgTGGTTACCTTGGTTGGATAGTTTAGGTGCTCGAGGTAAATATTCATGAtgttcaaatcaatataagctTAGCATAATAAAACATATATGGGAACTGTGGTTCCACTATCCTCAGGATTCTATTTGACAGAAGTTTCATTTCTAGCTGGTATTAAAAATGTACAATTATGCACATGACTGGAACCTGAAAGATGATTTTATTTCTCATCACTTCGATTAACCCGCTAATCCTTTAAAGTGCTTGTATAAAGTAAACTGCGTCATGTCTTTATTACAATATtagtaattttaatttaaaataaggaATGGTTTGTATGGCGATAAATTCGTATTCTTAGGCACCACTTAGTTTGTGGGATGTGATAATAGAAAGTTGTATGACATGGGAATAGTAAATCGTCAGATATGGAAAATAAAAGGATGTATAACTCCATTAGTTTACATTTCGAGTCAATTGCTGGATGAACAAAGATGTGGAAATAATTTATGTGTTACCATTCGTACCAAATGGTGCTCTGAAAGAAGTATTTGGATCGACGAGGCAAATATGTAATGTTACAAGTAAGTTATTCAGAAAAACTATGTGGACGATAATATAGTTTTTCAAGGATAACAAAAGGACTCAAGGAAGCTATTACACGCTGACCCCCAATTATAATGCAGCTTAGCATGTCCCTGATGGGGTTCTGGAGGCTGTGCCCCCAAACAAAAATTTTGAAGAGGTTATTTTAGCAATTTCAGCATAAATTTATTAAACATAGCATTACCAAATGAGTAAAGTTCTCTTTTTGTGTATCAAGTATTTTGGGGACACGATCACTAATCATCATCACTAATTGTAAACCAGAAACAAGCAGGTGATTTTTTCTATAACAACCACTTTAAAATCTGAAGGTGGACGAATGTTGAACTTCAATAGCTCTGTCTCCAAGGATATGATGAAGTAATCAGAATCTTGTATTCATAACATTATTATGAGAATCTAGTGATCATGGTTCATGGCAACTTATATGGTCCTCTGCCAACAAAGAAATAAGTGAAATCTTGGTTAAAGTTTAACGGGTCTTTCTCTGATTTACTGGATATATCAGATCTCATAATGAATAATTATCCTGAACATTTTCTGTAttgcttttctttttcttatatTGTGCCTCATTACTGCTTTAATCATAAGCGTAGGTCTTACTTGCGGAATGTTTATGAAAGATGCTGTAGAATTGCCCAGCCCTGACGGTGCAGCTGGCCTTTATGTGAAAACACAGTCAGGTCAAATTATGAAAGTAATATATCCTTCTGCTCATAACTAGAGTAATGCCAAAGGTTTTTTGATAGTTTCCATGCTAAATAGCTCGAATGTCTTTTCTTGTATATTACCAGGCAATAGGTTGAATTGTTCTCCAagtaaaattaaatcaaatcatAAATGGTATGAATTATACACAAGGTAACAACATGAGGTATTGTGGTATGGGCCATCGATATTCAAGCTTTTATCTACAGATTACATCTTGCAAAATTTTGAACCTaaaaacaattttatttttatttacgttGAAACCTGGTCTCTATTAGTAGAACAGAAGTATTTTCAAGATTCTTTTTTCATACAtgtggatattttttttatttcagcaCATGTAAGAGCAGGACTTGACCAATGTGTTTTCTTGTCCCATTTTGGACAAAAGTTACCGTGCATTGCAAATTCTGGTGAAAAATTGCATATGCAAAATGTTCTTCCTGAAAATGGAGGTTAAAATTTGTGTCATAAGTAAGCTCTGTTGATCTGATTCTTAAGAAAAGATATTAGAGAAGTTTGATAATTTCATCCAGCATAAAAGGAAAGGATCATTTAGCGTAGAATTACACTTTTCAAGGCGTGCTACAAATGCTatcaaaattaagaaaattaaacacaccaCTGCAGCTTTGCCGCCAATTTTTTCGTTCTCTTTCCCCTCCTCTTTTCTTTTAAGATT
The sequence above is a segment of the Primulina tabacum isolate GXHZ01 chromosome 6, ASM2559414v2, whole genome shotgun sequence genome. Coding sequences within it:
- the LOC142549435 gene encoding calmodulin-binding receptor-like cytoplasmic kinase 3 isoform X2 codes for the protein MESLRLSLLKIALTFLSLLVLVKSPVTSASEFSKQRKACGTFHVRHVGDFGHELFFVDGKLVDRYIFCDALESDHGRHCFFSRNIGKEYCGLDFAVEKLHLQVGRKFLKTVVREESGGHDNNKTSQHGKDNHTETSLLNPKMLAMAVPVFCVLSCVLLCPCFQARKRETEHTVLSKEPNSIDSVSSLEMNPVSEKFPGSPLRVPGSPLRVPPSPLRVPPSPSRFSMSPKLSRLGSVHLNMSQVARLTNNFSPSLRIGEGGFGTVYRADLPNGQVVAIKRARKAEALHGEFRSEIELLAKIDHRNLVKLLGYVEKGNERLIITEYVPNGTLREHLDGLKGKILDFNQRLEISIDVAHGLTYLHLYSEKQIIHRDVKSSNILLTESVRAKVADFGFARLGEDSDKSHVSTKVKGTVGYLDPEYMRTNQLTAKSDVYSFGILLLEILTGRRPVDLKRPPEERVTIRWAFKKYNEGKFMDLLDPLMTETVDDEILAKMLGLAIDCAAPTRADRPDMKTVGEQLWGIRMDYLRNERRY
- the LOC142549435 gene encoding calmodulin-binding receptor-like cytoplasmic kinase 3 isoform X1: MESLRLSLLKIALTFLSLLVLVKSPVTSASEFSKQRKACGTFHVRHVGDFGHELFFVDGKLVDRYIFCDALESDHGRHCFFSRNIGKEYCGLDFAVEKLHLQVGRKFLKTVVREESGGHDNNKTSQHGKDNHTETSLLNPKMLAMAVPVFCVLSCVLLCPCFQARKRETEHTVLSKEPNSIDSVSSLEMNPVSEKFPGSPLRVPGSPLRVPPSPLRVPPSPSRFSMSPKLSRLGSVHLNMSQVARLTNNFSPSLRIGEGGFGTVYRADLPNGQVVAIKRARKQQAEALHGEFRSEIELLAKIDHRNLVKLLGYVEKGNERLIITEYVPNGTLREHLDGLKGKILDFNQRLEISIDVAHGLTYLHLYSEKQIIHRDVKSSNILLTESVRAKVADFGFARLGEDSDKSHVSTKVKGTVGYLDPEYMRTNQLTAKSDVYSFGILLLEILTGRRPVDLKRPPEERVTIRWAFKKYNEGKFMDLLDPLMTETVDDEILAKMLGLAIDCAAPTRADRPDMKTVGEQLWGIRMDYLRNERRY
- the LOC142549436 gene encoding uncharacterized protein LOC142549436 isoform X2, producing MNTLKPSQPLCNTGTRFPSQRLTNDAISAKFRRHEPRRSAMVRIFSQISHRSVPTVTIPYTELKDQSADLSGKIEQGFGPNGLGILSISEVPGYTSLRQNLLRLAPRLANLPDEVKNKLEDPRSRYNIGWSHGKEQLESGKPDMMKGSFYANPILDVPTTELSHVERYPSYCGPNIWPRDAVPELETEFKALGKLILDVGLLLAYHCDRYASNGFTVHEDEGLLQILLRSRCHKGRLLYYFPSLQSSIEDGDSMSSWCGWHTDHGSLTGLTCGMFMKDAVELPSPDGAAGLYVKTQSGQIMKVVYGEDEIAYQIGETTEILSRGRLCATPHCVRAPKGEAAAGVERSTFALFMQPNWDEKLRFPKDVSIHEFMVPDECVSFGDYTEKLLDKYYDLK
- the LOC142549436 gene encoding uncharacterized protein LOC142549436 isoform X1, which translates into the protein MNTLKPSQPLCNTGTRFPSQRLTNDAISAKFRRHEPRRSAMVRIFSQISHRSVPTVTIPYTELKDQSADLSGKIEQGFGPNGLGILSISEVPGYTSLRQNLLRLAPRLANLPDEVKNKLEDPRSRYNIGWSHGKEQLESGKPDMMKGSFYANPILDVPTTELSHVERYPSYCGPNIWPRDAVPELETEFKALGKLILDVGLLLAYHCDRYASNGFTVHEDEGLLQILLRSRCHKGRLLYYFPSLQSSSIEDGDSMSSWCGWHTDHGSLTGLTCGMFMKDAVELPSPDGAAGLYVKTQSGQIMKVVYGEDEIAYQIGETTEILSRGRLCATPHCVRAPKGEAAAGVERSTFALFMQPNWDEKLRFPKDVSIHEFMVPDECVSFGDYTEKLLDKYYDLK